The DNA sequence AAGGGGCAGTGCGAGGGGGCCTGTGAGCCCAGGTAGGTGTCACCACAGATTCGACAGCGATAGACGTTCATTGTGCGATATCCTCCTTGTGTGGATTCGGCCGCGGGTATACTCGTGCCCTTCACCGCACCTGCGGTTACTGTAAGATTGTTATACCCGAATGAGAGGAAGCGTCTCGTGGATCAACGCATACTGATGGCACCATCGATACTCTCGGCAGATTTCGCGAGACTCGAAGAAGCGGTCAGCATGATCTCGGCGGGGGGAGCCGACTTCGTCCACGTGGATGTCATGGACGGCCACTTCGTGCCCAACCTCACTATAGGCCCTCCAGTCGTCAAGGCGCTCAAGCGCATCACCGATACTCCGCTCGACGTCCACCTGATGATCACCAACGCCGAGGCCACGGTGGAACAGTACCTCTCGGCGGGAGCCGACTGGGTCACTGTGCACGCCGAGGCCTGCATCCACCTGGACAGGGTGCTGCAGGTCATAAAGGCACACGGTGCCCGCGCTGGCGTGTCCCTGAATCCTGCGACCAACGTCGAGTCCATCCGCGACATCATCGGATCCGTCGACATGGTCCTGCTGATGAGCGTCAATCCTGGGTTCGGAGGCCAGAAGTTCATCCCTCGGACGATCGAGAAGCTCACTGCGCTTACCAAGATGTGTGCCGAGGAGGGCGCAGCCCCTCTCATCCAGGTGGACGGGGGCATCGACCCGACCACTGCACCGCTGGCTGCTGCAGCTGGAGCCAGATGCTTCGTTGCGGGCAATGCGGTGTTCTGCCAAGACGACCCCATCGCCGCGATGGATGCCATCCGCCAGGCCGCCCAAGCTGCGATCTGACGACACCAGGGCTCACTCACCGCGGAGTATTGCCCGCACCACAGATTGGCGTGTCGGCAAGTCCGTATGTGATAGAATCCAACTGCACTTTTCTTCAGGGCGGGGTGAGATTCCCCACCGGCGGTGATCCTATGGGAAGCCCGCGAACCCCGTAGCAGGGGCCGATCCGGTGAGATTCCGGAGCCGACGGTCAGAGTCCGGATGAAAGAAGAGAGGTTTTTGCGTACAGTGCGCTTTCTTGTTGATGAATCTCAGCACATCGCCGATCCTCACCTGAGCCGGGCCTATAAGCTTGCCTTGCTCGGTGCGGGTGCGACATCCCCCAATCCTATGGTCGGCTGTGTGCTCGTGCGCGATGGCGAAGTCGTCGGCGAGGGCTACCATGCCGCGGCTGGAATGCCGCATGCCGAGGCCATGGCGCTTGGGCAAGCCGGTGCCCTAGCCGAAGGGGCGACTGCGTATGTGACCTTGGAGCCGTGTGCGCATGTTGGCCGCACTCCTTCATGCGCTGCAGCCCTAGTTGACGCTGGGGTCACAGCCGTCGTGATCGGCATGCCCGACCCCAATCCTGTCGCTGCCGGCGGAGCGAGCGTACTTGCCGCATCCGGCGTCGCAGTGTCGTTCATTGAGGACCCGTCGCCGTTCCGGTCACTCAATGAGGAGTGGCTACACCATCTGGAGCACGTCAGACCCTTCGTTCGCGTGAAGGTAGCGCTGTCGATCGACGGTAAGCCCACGTCGGCTGTGGGGATAAGATGCGCGATAACTGCCGAAGGGGGCAGGCGGATAACCATGGCTTT is a window from the Actinomycetota bacterium genome containing:
- the rpe gene encoding ribulose-phosphate 3-epimerase, translated to MDQRILMAPSILSADFARLEEAVSMISAGGADFVHVDVMDGHFVPNLTIGPPVVKALKRITDTPLDVHLMITNAEATVEQYLSAGADWVTVHAEACIHLDRVLQVIKAHGARAGVSLNPATNVESIRDIIGSVDMVLLMSVNPGFGGQKFIPRTIEKLTALTKMCAEEGAAPLIQVDGGIDPTTAPLAAAAGARCFVAGNAVFCQDDPIAAMDAIRQAAQAAI
- the ribD gene encoding bifunctional diaminohydroxyphosphoribosylaminopyrimidine deaminase/5-amino-6-(5-phosphoribosylamino)uracil reductase RibD; the encoded protein is MKEERFLRTVRFLVDESQHIADPHLSRAYKLALLGAGATSPNPMVGCVLVRDGEVVGEGYHAAAGMPHAEAMALGQAGALAEGATAYVTLEPCAHVGRTPSCAAALVDAGVTAVVIGMPDPNPVAAGGASVLAASGVAVSFIEDPSPFRSLNEEWLHHLEHVRPFVRVKVALSIDGKPTSAVGIRCAITAEGGRRITMALRERADAVLVGAATALIDDPVLTVRDADGAPCERQPVRAILGRRAIPQVAMLDDGLGLVTALLEQTAPDPHLPEHVRILRYPDGDGVKGAIEALGEAGICSLLVEAGPRLFSSLWDADMIDELVVIQAGGVLGAHAPSLFTGESGCEPNRLSLRMRPVESSVFFEDVVTIWRPCADGSSEG